The following is a genomic window from Devosia neptuniae.
GCAATCCGGTGCAGGCGCTGGACAATGCGCGGGCCGGCACCCTGGCACTCAGCGCCGACGATCTTGCTGGGATCAATGGCGCCATCGCCACCCATCTGGTGGGGCTCGATCGCTGATGACCCGCGCACAGAGCTGGACCCGGCTGCGCGAGCGGCCTGAAATTGACGTGCTGGTCATTGGCGGCGGCATCAACGGCATCTCGGTGTTCCGCGAGCTGGCGCTGAACGGCGTCGACGTGGTGCTGGCCGAAAAATCCGACTTCTGCTCCGGCGCCAGCGCGGCCCTGTCGCGCATGGTGCATGGCGGTCTGCGCTATCTCGAAAATGGCGAATTCAAGCTGGTGCGCGAAAGCCTGCTCGAGCGGGATCGCCTGCTCCGCAATGCGCCCCACTACGTGAAGCCGCTGCCAACCACCGTGCCGATTTTCGACCGTTTCTCGGGTCTGACCAATAGCGCGTTCCGCTTTCTCGGCCTGACGCGAAAGCCCAGCCGACGTGGCGCACTCGTCATCAAGACCGGGCTCGTGCTCTATGACCTGTTCACCGGCGGCCGCCGCGCCATGCCAAGGCACGAATTCCGCAGCCGGCGCGAAACCATGGCGCGCTGGCCGGCGATCAATCCGTCGCTCTGCAATTCGGCGACCTATTACGACGCCTGGGTTAGCCATCCCGAGCGGCTGGGCATGGAAATGTTGCGCGACACCGTGGCGGAATGCCCCGGCGCGGTGGCGATCAACTATGCCCGCGTCGAGCGCGGTGGCGAGGGCCTAGTGCTGCACGACGAGCTTGGTGGGGAGGCATATGCCATCGCACCCAAGCTGATCATCAACGCGACAGGCGGCTGGATCGACCTGACCAATGCTGCCATCGGCAGCGCGCAGCATCGCATCATGGGTGGCACCAAGGGCTCGCATCTGGTCATCACCAACCGCGCGCTGTTCAAAGCGCTCGATGGCCACATGATCTATTACGAGAACGAAGACGGCCGCATCTGCATCCTCTTTCCGTATCTGGGCAATGTGCTGGTCGGCTCCACCGACATTCGCACCGATGATCCGGAAAGCGTGCGTTGCGAGCCCGATGAGCGGGCCTACATCCTGCAATCGCTGGGCTTTGTCTTTCCCGACATCGAAATTGCTGACGAAGACATCATCTTTCAGTTTGCCGGTGTGCGGCCGTTGCCAGCCAGCGACGACAAGGTGACGGGCCGCATCCCGCGCGACCATTTCTGCGAGGTGATCGAGGGCGACGTGCCGGTCGTCTGCATGGTGGGCGGCAAGTGGACGACATTCC
Proteins encoded in this region:
- a CDS encoding glycerol-3-phosphate dehydrogenase/oxidase, which produces MTRAQSWTRLRERPEIDVLVIGGGINGISVFRELALNGVDVVLAEKSDFCSGASAALSRMVHGGLRYLENGEFKLVRESLLERDRLLRNAPHYVKPLPTTVPIFDRFSGLTNSAFRFLGLTRKPSRRGALVIKTGLVLYDLFTGGRRAMPRHEFRSRRETMARWPAINPSLCNSATYYDAWVSHPERLGMEMLRDTVAECPGAVAINYARVERGGEGLVLHDELGGEAYAIAPKLIINATGGWIDLTNAAIGSAQHRIMGGTKGSHLVITNRALFKALDGHMIYYENEDGRICILFPYLGNVLVGSTDIRTDDPESVRCEPDERAYILQSLGFVFPDIEIADEDIIFQFAGVRPLPASDDKVTGRIPRDHFCEVIEGDVPVVCMVGGKWTTFRSFGAMAADLVLDRLGRARFRDTETLAIGGGRDFPVDADNWVAALCARYDLDRAVTQSLFERYGTEAENVAGFMVAGPDVEVGRSGYWRRELLYLIGAEHVETLADLLLRRTAIGISGRLSLGVIDVTLDLLGMERGWPADRRAVERADFLALLARNYGLDEATLLHRDSEESPLWEPRKSA